A stretch of the Sulfurimonas sp. HSL3-1 genome encodes the following:
- the hisH gene encoding imidazole glycerol phosphate synthase subunit HisH, producing MTTIVDYGMGNLGSVKNMLKKIGEGAVVSSDARAINEATKIILPGVGAFDNAMINLQQLDLIAAIKQKVLEDKTPILGICLGMQLLTNGSEEGKCEGFGFIEGSAKRFNFQDHDKKLPVPHMGWNRVHVKKESPLFEGMPDDPRFYFVHSYAVECANRNDILTTTEYGYEFVSCFEHENILGCQFHPEKSHKFGMQLFKNFVEYY from the coding sequence ATGACAACAATCGTTGACTATGGAATGGGAAACTTGGGATCAGTAAAAAATATGCTGAAAAAAATCGGAGAGGGCGCCGTCGTCTCTTCTGATGCACGCGCGATAAACGAGGCCACAAAGATAATTCTGCCGGGAGTCGGCGCATTTGACAACGCCATGATCAACCTTCAGCAGCTGGACTTAATTGCAGCGATCAAACAGAAGGTGCTTGAAGATAAGACACCGATTCTCGGCATCTGTCTCGGAATGCAGCTGTTGACGAACGGCAGCGAAGAGGGGAAGTGCGAGGGGTTCGGTTTTATTGAGGGGAGTGCGAAACGCTTCAACTTTCAAGACCATGATAAAAAACTTCCTGTGCCGCATATGGGATGGAACAGGGTGCATGTGAAAAAGGAGAGTCCGCTTTTCGAAGGGATGCCCGACGATCCCCGATTTTATTTCGTTCACTCATATGCAGTAGAATGCGCAAACCGTAACGACATATTGACGACAACCGAATACGGCTATGAGTTTGTATCATGTTTCGAGCATGAAAACATTCTGGGCTGCCAGTTCCACCCCGAAAAGAGCCATAAATTCGGTATGCAGCTTTTCAAGAACTTTGTGGAGTACTATTGA
- a CDS encoding glycosyltransferase, with protein sequence MHILVIPSERYLPKDRPLEGIFQKDNAVALRDSGLTVGILSIELHGIRKMIGQRRFFVHDRVVHTKEEGITVSRISAIAPPNRYPRIFRPFWVLKGKQVFKEYVKTYGMPDVIHAHNALNAGLLALELKKEYKLPYVVTEHSSQFIKGAFTPWEKRKIHTVFSHADALIAVSPSLGEVIKRYLSSHQTVSVVPNPLDRLFENDTRLKNRAEGVVFFSLAALVATKGFFELLESFAKSFQGDSAKKLVIGGDGPERDSLEQYASELGIEKQVTFVGLLSKKEVKRHMEACDVFVLASHFETFGVVITEALACGKPVVATQCGGPEYLIDDSNGLLVPPKETGALAVALQKMANSFDSYDGKAIRMACLHRYGSAKIASVLQSIYNKLLEH encoded by the coding sequence ATGCATATCCTCGTGATCCCTTCTGAGCGGTATCTTCCCAAGGACAGACCGCTTGAGGGTATTTTTCAAAAAGACAATGCCGTAGCCCTTCGTGATAGCGGTTTAACGGTCGGCATCCTTTCCATCGAACTGCATGGTATAAGAAAGATGATAGGTCAGAGACGATTTTTTGTTCACGACAGGGTGGTGCACACGAAGGAGGAGGGGATCACAGTGTCGCGGATCAGCGCGATCGCGCCTCCAAACCGCTACCCAAGAATTTTCAGACCCTTCTGGGTCTTGAAAGGGAAACAGGTATTCAAGGAGTATGTCAAGACATACGGCATGCCTGATGTCATCCATGCACATAATGCTTTGAATGCCGGTTTGCTTGCGCTCGAGCTGAAAAAAGAGTACAAACTCCCTTATGTCGTGACCGAACACAGCAGCCAATTCATAAAGGGGGCGTTTACACCATGGGAGAAGAGAAAAATTCATACGGTGTTTTCCCATGCCGATGCATTGATTGCGGTCAGCCCGAGTCTGGGAGAAGTCATAAAGCGGTATCTGTCGTCACATCAAACGGTTTCGGTCGTTCCCAACCCTCTGGACAGGCTGTTTGAAAACGACACACGCCTGAAAAACAGAGCGGAGGGAGTCGTGTTCTTTTCGTTGGCCGCCCTGGTGGCAACCAAGGGCTTTTTTGAGCTGTTGGAAAGTTTTGCAAAAAGTTTTCAGGGAGATTCGGCGAAAAAACTGGTCATCGGAGGCGATGGCCCGGAGCGGGACAGTTTGGAACAATATGCCTCCGAACTTGGGATAGAGAAGCAGGTAACATTCGTTGGCCTTTTGTCGAAAAAAGAGGTTAAACGGCATATGGAGGCGTGTGATGTCTTTGTCCTGGCAAGCCATTTTGAAACGTTCGGTGTCGTGATCACCGAGGCGCTGGCATGCGGAAAGCCGGTCGTGGCGACGCAGTGCGGCGGACCGGAGTATCTTATCGACGACAGCAACGGTCTCCTGGTACCGCCGAAAGAGACCGGGGCGTTGGCGGTAGCACTGCAAAAGATGGCAAATTCTTTTGACAGCTATGACGGCAAAGCTATCAGAATGGCGTGCCTGCACAGATACGGCTCGGCGAAAATTGCATCTGTTCTGCAGTCGATCTATAATAAGCTGCTAGAACATTGA
- a CDS encoding N-acetyl sugar amidotransferase, producing MKTHYQICSHCVMDTTDPDITFDEQGVCNHCRHVENVIRKSWFPNPEGKRRLDQIVARIIEDGKSGEYDCVIGLSGGVDSSYLAYMLRTEYPQLRILAIHIDGGWNSELAVHNIEHIVKRLSIDLHTEVINWEEMKDLQLAYLKSQLANQDVPQDHAFFATLYKVAVDHFGIRYFLSGGNYATESILPAAWGYNAMDAKQLLAIHKRFGTIRLKTYETVGFFKRKIYYPYIKKFKMIRPLNFWPYDKEEAKRIIVEKLDWRDYGDKHHESIFTKFFQSYWLPEKFGYDKRRAHLSSMIVAGQMTRQEALNVLEKPPYNAGEIESEKEFIAKKLSISVEELNAIMLQPNKTFRDYPSDYALEQRFSRLKQYISKWRQR from the coding sequence TTGAAAACACATTACCAGATCTGTTCGCATTGTGTCATGGATACGACGGACCCCGACATCACATTCGACGAGCAGGGCGTCTGTAACCATTGCAGGCACGTTGAAAATGTGATCCGGAAATCCTGGTTCCCCAATCCCGAGGGGAAAAGAAGGCTTGATCAGATTGTTGCCAGAATCATTGAAGACGGCAAAAGCGGTGAATATGACTGCGTCATCGGTTTGAGCGGCGGCGTAGACAGCTCTTATCTGGCTTATATGCTTCGAACGGAATACCCGCAACTTCGTATTCTGGCTATTCATATTGACGGCGGCTGGAATTCTGAGCTGGCCGTACACAACATAGAGCATATCGTCAAGAGGCTGTCGATTGATCTTCATACCGAAGTGATCAATTGGGAGGAGATGAAAGATCTGCAACTCGCCTATCTCAAGTCTCAGCTGGCGAACCAGGATGTTCCGCAGGACCACGCCTTTTTCGCCACACTCTACAAGGTGGCTGTCGATCATTTCGGCATTAGATATTTTCTCAGCGGCGGGAATTACGCCACAGAGTCAATTCTGCCGGCTGCCTGGGGCTATAACGCAATGGACGCCAAGCAGCTGCTCGCCATTCACAAACGGTTCGGAACGATACGGCTAAAAACGTATGAAACTGTCGGCTTCTTCAAACGGAAGATCTATTACCCTTATATCAAAAAATTCAAGATGATCAGACCGCTGAATTTTTGGCCCTATGACAAAGAGGAAGCGAAGCGGATCATTGTCGAAAAGCTTGATTGGCGTGATTACGGCGACAAACATCATGAAAGCATCTTTACAAAGTTCTTTCAGTCTTACTGGCTGCCCGAAAAGTTTGGATACGACAAACGCAGAGCCCATCTGTCAAGCATGATCGTTGCCGGCCAGATGACACGGCAGGAGGCCTTGAATGTGCTGGAAAAACCTCCCTACAACGCAGGGGAAATAGAGAGCGAGAAAGAATTCATTGCCAAAAAGCTTAGCATCTCGGTTGAGGAGCTTAACGCCATCATGCTGCAACCCAATAAAACGTTTCGGGATTACCCGTCCGACTATGCCCTTGAACAGCGTTTTTCCAGACTTAAACAATACATTTCCAAATGGCGTCAACGGTGA
- a CDS encoding glycosyltransferase: protein MKKVISLVLNSFENDARVLKENVSLQQAGYAVEVVALHEAGLPERDEVHGVPVHRIKLRTKGWSKHRVVQLFKYLEFLYRVIREHGDGDIYHCNDLGTLPVGAVVKMLFKRDAKVVYDAHEYETERHNFKGALKKMAKLTEKLFIGAADRILTVSDSIANEYARMYPVEKPALVLNCPPYQAEERHDIFRNTFGIDKGKKIFLYQGGLSSGRGVEHIIEAFKRTEDKNSVLVMMGYGPLAKAAAEAADQYANIYYHEAVKPEVLLTYTSSADFGLLFYENTCLNHYYCSPNKLFEYTMAGIPVIVSDLYEMHRLVTNNGIGVVAEENSAEGVLDAVRRAESLDPKTLKENLHRFKKRYNWENQEEVLLDVYRGLYA from the coding sequence GTGAAAAAGGTCATTTCGCTTGTACTGAACAGCTTTGAGAACGATGCCAGGGTTTTGAAAGAGAATGTTTCTTTGCAGCAAGCCGGTTATGCCGTTGAGGTTGTCGCCCTTCATGAAGCAGGTCTCCCCGAGCGGGATGAGGTCCATGGGGTCCCGGTCCACCGTATCAAGCTCAGGACGAAAGGGTGGTCGAAACACCGCGTAGTCCAGCTATTCAAATACCTTGAGTTCCTCTACAGGGTGATCCGGGAGCACGGGGACGGCGACATCTACCACTGCAATGATCTGGGCACGCTTCCTGTGGGAGCTGTCGTCAAAATGCTGTTTAAGAGGGATGCCAAAGTCGTCTATGATGCGCACGAGTATGAGACGGAGCGACACAATTTCAAAGGCGCTCTCAAAAAGATGGCAAAACTCACGGAAAAACTCTTCATCGGTGCTGCCGATCGTATTTTGACAGTCAGCGATTCTATCGCGAATGAATATGCCAGAATGTACCCGGTTGAGAAACCCGCACTCGTGCTTAATTGTCCCCCGTATCAGGCGGAAGAGAGGCATGATATTTTCCGTAACACTTTCGGAATCGATAAGGGAAAAAAAATCTTTCTTTATCAGGGGGGATTGAGCAGCGGGCGCGGTGTTGAACATATCATCGAGGCGTTCAAAAGAACAGAGGACAAAAACAGTGTTCTCGTCATGATGGGTTACGGACCGTTGGCAAAAGCCGCCGCCGAGGCAGCCGACCAATATGCCAATATCTACTACCATGAAGCCGTCAAACCCGAGGTGCTTCTAACGTATACGTCATCGGCTGATTTCGGCCTCCTTTTTTATGAAAATACTTGTTTGAACCATTACTACTGTTCGCCGAACAAGCTGTTTGAATATACAATGGCGGGGATCCCCGTCATCGTTTCCGATCTTTATGAAATGCACAGACTCGTGACGAACAACGGTATCGGAGTCGTGGCGGAAGAAAACAGCGCCGAAGGTGTTTTGGATGCGGTCCGTCGTGCCGAATCGCTTGATCCAAAAACGCTTAAAGAGAATCTGCATCGTTTTAAAAAGAGATATAACTGGGAAAATCAGGAAGAAGTCCTCTTGGATGTTTACAGAGGACTCTATGCATAA
- a CDS encoding AglZ/HisF2 family acetamidino modification protein: MLRTRVIPVLLLHNKGLVKTVRFKDPKYVGDPINAIRIFNEKEVDELIFLDIDASKEHREPDYALIESFASECFMPVCYGGGITNVEQIRKVFSLGIEKVALNSSALRDKDLIREASQLFGAQSIIVAVDVKRNLWGRYQIYRHADKGVQKGDLLAYLREVEALGAGEVFLNSVDMDGMQKGYDMTLLQTVRDVISVPVIVCGGAGQLSDFKAAKELGGASAVAAGSFFVFQGKHRAVLITYPKYEELEKLFGEQP; the protein is encoded by the coding sequence ATGCTGCGGACAAGAGTCATACCTGTTTTGTTGCTGCACAATAAAGGGCTCGTGAAAACTGTGAGATTCAAAGATCCGAAATATGTCGGCGACCCCATTAATGCTATCCGGATCTTCAACGAGAAAGAGGTGGACGAATTGATCTTTCTCGACATCGACGCTTCCAAAGAGCATAGAGAGCCGGATTATGCGTTGATAGAAAGTTTTGCAAGCGAGTGTTTTATGCCGGTTTGTTACGGAGGCGGGATTACCAACGTTGAACAGATCAGAAAGGTTTTTTCACTCGGCATCGAAAAAGTCGCTCTAAACAGTTCTGCGCTGCGCGACAAGGACCTCATACGGGAAGCTTCGCAGCTCTTCGGGGCGCAAAGCATTATCGTGGCGGTGGATGTCAAAAGAAATCTCTGGGGGCGCTACCAGATATACCGTCACGCAGATAAGGGAGTGCAGAAGGGCGATCTGCTTGCCTATCTTCGCGAGGTTGAAGCGCTCGGGGCGGGCGAGGTTTTCCTTAACAGCGTGGATATGGACGGTATGCAGAAAGGATACGATATGACCCTGCTTCAGACCGTCCGAGATGTGATTTCCGTTCCCGTGATCGTCTGCGGCGGCGCCGGGCAACTGTCCGATTTTAAAGCTGCAAAGGAGCTCGGCGGTGCCTCCGCGGTCGCAGCAGGGAGCTTTTTTGTATTCCAGGGCAAACACAGAGCCGTCCTTATCACCTATCCGAAATATGAAGAGTTGGAAAAATTGTTTGGAGAGCAGCCTTGA
- a CDS encoding flippase, which produces MYSVWRRKLNQFFRDERFSEIARGGLLTFGAKIVAVLLGIGSSFIVARFYGAEVVGTLALINAFLSVALIVSLMGTDTSLLKIIPEHLVKYSLGSAKAAFKKTMHLVLLFSFVISIFSFALSDVIASGIFSKPHLSFLFALASTIILFKSLQTLNMTALRGMKNIKLFVFFQWFPSAFYLVALIVVTLVFYDKYNPVYIQLFTPVLMVVISSYFVWSHFKGDKERGGQVHMLSYENIFSTAHPMFLTSVLFLVISQTDVIMLGVMSDEASLGIYSIVLKLAGLTAFLLTAINTILGPKFSELYHRDKIDELIFVARKSSKMIFWSSAPLLILLIAGGHWILGIFGSSFETGYLALVILAVGQFVNAASGSVGYFLNMTGNQTVYRNIIIIASAVNITGNYLLIPSFGIKGAAAASLLSLLISNLLPLFYIKGKFGSFIGYFPLRVSR; this is translated from the coding sequence ATGTACTCGGTGTGGAGGAGAAAGCTCAATCAATTTTTCCGTGATGAAAGATTTAGTGAGATAGCGAGAGGCGGTCTCCTGACCTTCGGTGCAAAAATTGTTGCTGTACTCCTCGGCATTGGTTCCAGCTTTATCGTTGCGCGTTTCTATGGAGCTGAGGTCGTTGGAACCCTGGCCCTTATCAATGCATTTTTAAGCGTCGCACTTATTGTTTCACTGATGGGGACTGATACGTCATTGCTGAAAATTATCCCCGAGCATCTGGTGAAATACTCTCTGGGGTCTGCCAAAGCGGCCTTTAAGAAAACCATGCATTTGGTGCTGCTATTTTCTTTTGTCATTAGTATTTTCAGTTTTGCTTTGTCCGACGTGATTGCTTCTGGTATCTTCTCAAAACCGCATTTGTCCTTCTTGTTCGCTTTAGCTTCTACCATCATTCTTTTCAAGTCGCTTCAGACACTTAATATGACGGCACTCAGGGGGATGAAAAATATCAAGTTGTTTGTATTCTTTCAGTGGTTTCCAAGTGCCTTTTACCTTGTGGCACTAATTGTCGTAACGCTTGTTTTTTATGATAAATACAACCCTGTGTATATTCAGCTATTTACTCCCGTACTTATGGTGGTGATCAGTAGCTATTTTGTTTGGAGCCATTTCAAAGGCGATAAGGAAAGAGGCGGACAGGTCCACATGCTGTCATATGAAAATATTTTTTCGACAGCACACCCTATGTTTTTGACGTCCGTCCTTTTTCTGGTTATAAGTCAGACTGATGTTATTATGCTGGGAGTGATGTCGGACGAAGCATCTTTGGGCATCTACAGCATTGTCTTGAAGCTGGCAGGGTTGACGGCGTTCCTGCTTACGGCCATTAATACGATATTGGGCCCGAAGTTTTCAGAGCTTTACCACAGGGATAAAATAGATGAGTTGATCTTCGTGGCCAGAAAATCAAGTAAAATGATTTTCTGGTCTTCTGCACCACTCCTCATCCTACTGATAGCGGGCGGCCACTGGATTCTCGGCATCTTTGGGAGCAGTTTTGAGACAGGGTATCTGGCGCTGGTTATCCTCGCTGTAGGCCAATTTGTTAACGCCGCTTCCGGATCGGTCGGGTATTTTTTGAATATGACCGGGAATCAAACGGTTTATCGTAATATCATTATTATCGCTTCTGCTGTAAATATTACGGGAAATTATCTGCTTATCCCGTCTTTTGGCATCAAGGGCGCCGCCGCCGCCAGCCTGTTAAGTCTGCTCATTTCAAATCTCTTGCCGTTGTTTTATATCAAAGGCAAGTTCGGCTCATTTATTGGGTACTTTCCCCTAAGGGTTTCAAGATGA
- a CDS encoding sulfotransferase yields the protein MSKVDVLGFMHYLPEALIDFYKKIRMGSPLRKHLLEKQEGFAPFFIVGSGRSGNTLLRRILNSHSELFIPPETYVLGKSIRQFRRYNNMGWGDLVQLIYSNFEFYPEFETFDIKTLAPLVDSASRCPEEQRTLAFLLHGFYEYFAKTHQIDKSRWGDKTPLNTFAIFPLFQVFPDAKFIHIVRDPYDVVASYVASGIYKNHTDAARRWVRSVQMAEKFKSKYPGNLHEIYYETLVENPEKEIRRVCAFLDVPFEKTMLTSETSAQELGDVRLRAHHANVYKPINTKSIGRGRDAIDADTNSTIDPIIASERDKFGYAAWSGHHSEETR from the coding sequence TTGAGCAAGGTTGACGTTTTGGGGTTTATGCACTATCTTCCGGAAGCTTTGATCGATTTTTATAAGAAAATCAGGATGGGGAGTCCACTAAGAAAGCATCTGCTGGAAAAGCAGGAGGGATTCGCACCTTTTTTCATCGTTGGATCCGGCAGATCGGGGAACACGCTTCTTAGGCGTATTCTCAACAGCCATTCCGAGTTGTTTATCCCGCCCGAAACATATGTCCTGGGAAAATCCATCAGGCAGTTCCGCCGTTACAACAACATGGGCTGGGGAGATCTTGTCCAGCTCATCTATTCCAATTTCGAGTTTTATCCTGAATTTGAAACGTTTGACATCAAAACATTGGCACCGCTTGTCGACAGCGCTTCGCGTTGTCCCGAGGAGCAGAGAACGCTCGCATTCTTGCTGCACGGCTTTTATGAGTATTTTGCCAAGACGCATCAAATTGACAAGTCGAGATGGGGGGATAAAACACCTTTAAACACGTTTGCTATCTTCCCGCTTTTTCAAGTTTTCCCCGATGCAAAGTTCATACATATTGTTCGGGATCCCTATGATGTCGTTGCCTCTTATGTGGCATCAGGAATCTATAAAAACCATACGGATGCGGCACGCAGATGGGTGCGATCGGTTCAAATGGCTGAAAAGTTTAAAAGTAAATATCCTGGGAATCTCCACGAAATTTATTATGAAACACTTGTCGAAAACCCCGAAAAGGAGATCAGGAGAGTGTGTGCGTTCCTGGATGTTCCTTTCGAAAAGACGATGCTGACGTCAGAAACATCCGCACAGGAGCTTGGGGATGTGAGACTAAGAGCGCATCATGCCAATGTGTATAAGCCGATTAATACGAAAAGTATCGGGCGAGGCAGGGATGCAATCGATGCGGACACAAACAGTACAATAGATCCCATTATTGCCAGTGAACGGGATAAATTCGGTTATGCCGCTTGGAGTGGGCATCACAGTGAGGAAACAAGGTAG
- a CDS encoding acyltransferase gives MKAVRMLYGLAAELRESLFLFFANHLPRLNVCNRWRALCLKLAGMRIERKCTIWPGVDIRPIGAASHITIGKGSFVNVNSRFAAPNTYIAIGEDVAIGPNVSFETAQHDLHSAKGKPRTSTSSRPIVVKDRVWIGAGAIILGGVTIYEDAVVAAGAVVDRDVSAGTLVGGIPAKFIKTIEQG, from the coding sequence ATGAAAGCGGTAAGAATGCTTTACGGCTTGGCGGCTGAGCTGCGGGAGTCTCTCTTCCTTTTTTTCGCCAATCACCTCCCGCGTCTGAATGTTTGCAACCGATGGCGCGCGCTTTGCCTGAAACTGGCCGGTATGCGCATCGAAAGAAAATGTACAATCTGGCCAGGTGTAGATATCCGGCCAATCGGGGCAGCTTCGCATATCACGATCGGTAAAGGGTCGTTCGTCAATGTGAATTCGCGATTTGCCGCGCCAAACACGTACATCGCCATTGGTGAGGATGTGGCAATCGGTCCCAACGTCTCTTTTGAAACTGCGCAACACGACTTGCATAGCGCGAAAGGCAAACCGAGGACAAGTACATCTTCCCGGCCTATTGTAGTAAAAGATCGGGTGTGGATCGGGGCCGGTGCGATCATATTGGGCGGAGTGACCATTTACGAAGATGCCGTTGTCGCGGCAGGAGCCGTAGTAGACCGGGATGTGTCGGCGGGAACGCTCGTTGGCGGCATTCCCGCGAAATTTATAAAAACGATTGAGCAAGGTTGA